The DNA region AGAGTGACAAAACTATAACGTTTGAAGGAATCACCGTTTTTGAGGTGAATGAAGCGGGTAAAATCCAAAGCACTCGTGCTTACTGGAATCCCGCCGATATGATAGCGCAACTTAAAGGAGGGTGAATTGAGGGAATTGTTGTTGATAATAAGCAACTCTATCGAAAGAACACAAATCATGAATTTAAAAGAACGGCACTGGGATAAGTTATTTGCTAATCTAACAACTAATGGAAGTGGTTAAATCTAACATGGTAAAAAAAAATTACAGCCGTTCAGAAGGTTAACTGCTAAAATCAAAATTCGCTTAGTGCATCGCAAAACCCACTGGACTCTGACTATTCAGGGATGGATAGTGACACTGATTTGTATACTTTCTCTCATGCTATTCACCCTCAACACTATCTATCCATTCCTGGCGGTTAACTCTCCCGTGGCGGCTGATGTCATGGTGGTGGAAGGCTGGATACCCGATTACGCCATTAAAGACGCGATCGCACGTTTCCAACGCGGGTCTTATAATTACCTAATTACCACGGGTTTACCTGTTACCAAGGGATATTATTTAGCCGAATACAATAATTTTGCCGAACTCACCGCCGCCACATTTATCACCTTGGGGTTTAACCCAGAACAATTAGTGGCTGTTCCCGCTCCCAATGTGATTAAACATCGGACTCAAGCTAGCGCCATCGCCCTACGGGAATGGTTATCGACATCCGAATTAGAGGTAAAATCGATTAATCTCTATTCGTTGGGACCTCATGCCCGTCGAAGCTGGATTATATTTAAAGCTGTATTGGAACCAAAAGTTCGAGTTGGTGTGATTGCGGCTGAACCTCAAGAGTATGATCCGCAACAGTGGTGGCAATCTAGCGAAGGAGTACGAACTATGATTGGCGAAGCGATCGCCTATCTCTATTCCCTGTTTGTCGATTGGCATACTTGAGTTCTCTTTTGCTCCACACTACCACAAAATTGCCGTCCATTATCTAAAATATTTGCGATTACACAAGAGGATAGTTACATTGATTTTAGTAAATTTATCAATTTAAAGGCAGCTATGAATACCACAACTAATGGAAAAACCATCCTTAGCAATGATACTCATGAAATGGCAACGCAGGGTGCAGAGTCTCTTTTCTCGGAGCAGCCGCGCGGCGATGTTTTTAAGAAGATGGCAATTATCGGTTGTGGCTACGCGGGAACGGCTGTAGCTTGCCATTGGCAAAAACAGGGTCACTTCGTCAAAGTAACGACTACGCGGGAAGAGCGCGTTGCCGAACTTGAGGAAGTAGCTGATCAGGTTGTAATTATGCAAGGAAACGATGCTAAAGCTGTGCATTCTCTGGTACAAAACCAGGATATCTGTCTACTAAGTGTTGCTCCAATCAGCACTCGTCAGGTGGATGCAGAAGTCTATCGGGAAACCTACATTCCCACCGCGAAAAACGTGGTCGCTGCCTTGACGGAAACTGCCACGGTTCAGCAGTTAATTTACCTCAGCAGCTGCTCAGTCTACGGCAACAAGAATGGCGATTGGGTTGATGAAACTTCTGGGGTAGATACAGATAATGAATATAATCAAGTGCTGTATGAAGCCGAGCAGATTTTGTTAAATTCAGCCCCTGAAGACTTAAGCGTTTGTATCCTGCGATTGGGCGGAATTTATGGTCCGGGTAGAGAGTTAATTAAACGGTTAAGCCGCCTGGCTGGGAAAACTCTGCCTGGAAGTGGTGAAAGCTTTGCTTGTTGGATTCATTTGGATGATATTGTGACAGCGGTAGATTTTGCCTGTCAAAATAGACTCAATGGCATTTATAATCTGGTGAATAATTTACGCTGGACTAGCCGAGAATTGTGCGATTATGTTTGCGACAACCAAGGTTTAGAAAGAGTTATTTGGGATGCTACTAAACCCAGTTTTCGCGCTCTGAATGCACGGATCAACAATCAGAAGATTAAAGCGGCTGGTTACCCGTTGATTCATCCAGAAACGATTGTTTGAATCAATATTTAAGGGTAAGTGTCGAAAAAGAGCCAGACTCGTCATCTTGGTTGTAAGCCGCTAAGAAACCCGGAATCTTCTGGACTAATCATCTATGTTACAGTTTTGGCAACCACGGGATCGAATTCCCAGCCTCAATAGTAAAACAAAGAGGTAACAGCCAAAAATGTTTAGTTGTTAAACTTTTGTATAGAACAGACTGAGGCTCAGTCTGAAGGGGAAATCATGAAAACCAGACATAGAGCGATCGCAACTTTAGGACTAGCTGCTGTATTGGGAGCGCTTACCGTTGCTTGCGAAGGGGGAGAAGGAGGAAACTATACGTCTGAAGCTCCTAGCGAACAGGCTCCAATGAAAGTCTCACCCGAGGCAGCTTCCCTCCCAGAGACTCAATCAGATGCAGAGAACGCCCCAGCAACTAAATTCGCGCCGCAAGCCCAGCCATCACCCGGTTCCAACTCTCTTAATCGTCAAGTTCCCGAAGAATCTAACCGCGAAACCTACAGCACTATCCCAGAAAATCCCTTTTTAAAGACTAGCAGTAATCCCCTCTCTACGTTTTCCATTGATGTTGATGCGGCTTCGTATAGTAACGTGCGGCGCTTTATCAATGAGAATCGACTTCCACCCCCCAATGCGGTGCGAGTTGAAGAATTAATCAATTATTTTACTTACGATTATCCCCAACCTCAAGCAGATAAACCTTTTTCTATCACTACAGAAGTTGCCGAAGCACCTTGGAATTCCAAACACAAATTAGTTCACATTGGTTTACAAGGAAAAAGCATTTCCACAGAAAATTTACCACCTAGTAATCTGGTCTTTTTGTTAGATGTTTCCGGTTCCATGTCTGATGCCAATAAACTCCCCTTACTTAAAGAAGCATTCCGATTACTCGTTGACCAATTGCGAGACGAAGATAAGGTTAGTATTGTGGTCTATGCAGGTGCGGCGGGGACAGTGCTACCGCCAACACCAGGGAATCAGAAAGACACCATATTAGCAGCAATTGATAAACTCGAAGCTGGAGGATCAACGGCTGGAGGTCAGGGAATTAAGCTGGCATATAAATTAGCGCAAGATAATTTTATCGAATCCGGTAATAACCGCGTGATTCTCGCCACCGATGGTGATTTTAATGTCGGTATCTCTAGCGATGAGCAATTAGTCAGCCTGATTGAAGAGAAACGAGAGCAAGACATTTTCCTCACCGTGCTAGGATTTGGCACAGGGAATCTCCAAGATGCCAAGATGGAAAAAATCGCGAATAAAGGCAATGGCAATTATGCATATATTGACAATATCCTAGAAGCGAATAAAGTCCTAGTCAATGAAATCGGTGGAACCTTACTCACCATTGCCAAGGATGTGAAAATTCAAGTGGGATTTAACCCGGAAAAAGTTCAAGGCTATCGGCTAATCGGTTATGAAAATCGGCGACTGCAAAATGAAGCGTTTCAGGATGATAAAAAAGACGCGGGCGAGTTAGGTGCGGGTCATTCTGTTACCGCCCTCTATGAAATTATTCCCGTGGGCGTGAAGAGTGATGTCTCGTTATCGGATGTTGATATTGTAGACTCTCAACAGAAAACCGATGAATCGATGACATTTTCCGGGAATGAGTTAATGCAGGTGAAGTTACGATATAAGCAGCCGGATCAGGACACTTCTCAACTGATTACTGCACCTGTTGGGGATAAAGGATTAACCTTAGCCCAAGCCTCGAATAATTTTAAATTCTCGGCATCTGTTGCTGAATTTGGTATGGTATTGAGAGAGTCTCAGTATAAAGGGAATGGTAATCTTGATCATGTTTTACAGCTTGCTAGTCAATCTCAGGGGGCAGATTTAGATGGATACCGAGCCGAGTTTATTCGGTTAGTCAAGCGAGCAAAATCGCTGTAGAGATAATCAGTAGGGGTAACGCATTTACCTTTAGTTTCAACTTAAGCAGAATGGCGCTGACTTAAGCAGAATGTCGCTAACTCAGACGCTAGGAAATAAATTTACGGCTGAAAGTGGGCAAGCCTTTGAACCCGTTTCAACGGGTTTAAGCTTTTAGCCCCAACTTTAGTTGAGGGCTTAAGTATTTTATCAAAACCTAAAAAAACGCATTATTGTGATTATTGCCATGAATTCTATTATTCAAAACTCAAATAATAACTACCCCGAATTTTTCCAGCAAGGTTATCATATTCAGCGTGAATTGGGACACAACCGCAGTAGTGGACGAGTCACTTATTTAGCCACTCATCACTCCACAGAACAATCGGTGGTGATTAAACAATTTCAATTTGCCAAAACGGGTGCGAATTGGTCAGATTTTGACGCCCATGAACGGGAAATTACTCTGCTGCAACAATTGGATTGTCCTAGTATTCCTCAGTACCTGGATGCATTTGAAACGCCGGATGGCTTTTGCTTAATTCAGGAATACAAGCAAGCCCCCTCTTTAGCCGTTCCCCAATCCTTTACCCCAGAGGAGGTTAAACAAATTGCGATCGCACTCTTGGAGGTGTTGGTTTACCTACAACAGCAAGTTCCGCCGATTATACATCGAGATATTAAGCCGGAAAATATTTTAGTTGAACGTTCCCCCCAGATTAAGGTTTATTTAGTCGATTTTGGTTTAGCGCGTGCGTTTGGGGATGATTTGGCGGCGAGTAGTGTGGTGAAGGGAACGTTAGGATTTATGCCACCGGAACAGATGTTTAATCGCCAACTCACGGAAGCGTCTGATTTATATGGTTTAGGGGTAACGCTGATTTGTTTACTAACTCAAACTAAATCCGCTGATATTGGCAATTTAATGGATGAAGATTGTCGAATTAACTATAAATCCCTGGTATCGGGTTTGAATCCTCAGTTTATCACCTGGCTGGATAAAATGGTCGCACCTAAATTGCGCGATCGCTTCCCCAATGCGGCGACGGCGCTGGCGGAATTGTTACCGATTGATGGGGTGGGAAATTCGCCAACTTCGGATCAGTTTCAGTTACTCCAGTCTGGAATTACGCCGATGTTGGTATTGAAACTGGGAGTATTGGCGGTGATGGGTACAGGTTTCGCGATCGCGTCTCGGATTACCAATCCTGTGCGGTTAGTAGAGACGCGCCATGGCGCGTCTCTACCTGAAATCCAGCAATTGCAGCAAACGGGTGAATGTGCTGGATGTAATTTGAGTGGCGCTGATTTGAGGGAAATGGATCTGAGAACCGTTGACTTGAGAGAGGCTAATCTGAGTGAAGCTAACCTCCAAGGGGCGAATTTGCAAAGTGCTAATTTAGAGAATGCCAATTTGAGAGAGGCGAATTTGATTGATGCAGATCTTAAGGGCGCTTACCTAAGAAACGCTGATTTAACGGCGGCAAATCTGACAGATACTCAGCTTGAGAGTACGGATCTCAGAGGTGCGATTATGCCTGGTAATTTTACCCCATAGATAAGCCCCATAGAGCAAGTCTACCGTAAGGATTTAGTCCCCGGTAGTACATTTGGACTGGGGAAACTTCAGTTTAAATCAGGCTTTGAGCGACATTAGTATAGCGCTACGCCCTAGGCTTTCTTGCAATAGGCAATAGGCAATAGTGAAGACAAAAGCTTACCTGAAAAGGGATTGATCCTTCGACCCTTCGGCACACTCAGGGCGTCGCTTCGCGGCAATTGAGCCTGTCGAAATTCAGGGTCAAAGCGATTTTAATTTTTCTTGATTTTGTCCTAACGTGTGTGCGTAGTGCTATATCTCCAAAGATGAAGTAGAGACGCGCCATGGCGCGTCTCTACAATGGTGTCGAACTTGTCCCCCCGTGAGGTTGTTCAGTTATTTCACCCATGGCTGAATTTAGTCCCTAAACGCGCCCCTACAACTGGGGATAAATCCATTGAATTTTTCTGCCTTTTTTCTGTCATTGTTTAGCCGGGAGTGGACGGTTCTCAAAGTTAGGATATTTGGCATCAACTTGATCCGCTTTTTTAGCAATCCAGTTAAAGAAAAAATGAGCCTGTTTTAACTGCCTGAAAATTTGCTGCGGATCAGATAAATGCGTCGTTGGTAACTCTTGTCCCATTTCTTTAAACACCAACCCTAGCGGCACATTAATTTCATCCTGGAGTTGCAGACAACGGGTAAAATAGGGACCGTAAGCCGCTATCAATGAGCCAACTCCGCCCCGCGCTTGTCCCCAACCAATGTAATAGAGTCCCTTGTAATCCTCAATAAACGAGCTACCATAACATTTAACCACAGATCCTTCAACGCGCTGAAGTTCCTCCGGTAGGAAGGGATAGGCAACATGATAGCCAGTAGCACAAACAATTAAATCAAATTCCTGCTCACTCCCATCGACAAACTCGACTTTTTTTCCCTGAAGCCGACGCACCCCAGGCTTGGCAAGAATCCGACCATGTTTAATATAATACGGCACTTCATTATTTAACGTGGGGTGTTTCTCAAAAATGCGATGGTTCGGTTTAGATAAACCATAGTCTTGATGATTTCCAAATGTCAGACGGATGATTCCGTACATCGCCAGCCGTTGTAACCATTCTGGCATCCACCATCGCACTAGATCAGCCGTCGGGACTCCAGCAAATGTTTTAGGAATAAACCAGACGGATTCACGCATACTTAAAACACTTTTCAGGCTTACCCGTGCGGCTTCGGCGGCAATATCACAGGCTGAATTTCCACCGCCAATCACTAGCACCCGTTTACTCCGAAGTTGATCCGGTGTTTTGTAATCTTTAGAATGAATAATTTCCCCGTGAAATTGTCCCTCAAATTTGGGAAACCGTTTGCACCAATGATGTCCGTTACACAGTAATACGCCTTTATAAATTCGTTGTTCTCCATTGGCAAAGGTAACTTCCCAGAGATTGTTTTCAATGGGTCGAACATACTCAACAGTACGATTGAGTTCAATCGGCTCTCGTAACTGAAAATGATCGGCAAAACGATTCAGATAATCCCGGATATGTTCAGCGCTGGGGAAATCTGGATAATCATCAGGCATGGGAAAATGAGTAAATTGGGTAATAGTCCGGGATGAAATAATATGGGCAGTTTCATAAACCCCGTGATACCAATTACCACCGATATCATCACTCCCATCCACCTGATCATAGGCAATACCCGCCGCTTTTAGGGCTTGAGCCATACCCAATCCCACAAACCCTGCGCCGAGAATCAACTGCTTGTGACTGGTATTAACCTGCTGTACTGTTGAGCGAGAATGACTAACTTGCACCACGATTTAATCTTTTGGCAAACTCATTACTGATCCAGTCTAATAAGCCAGGACTGTATCGTTTGAAAAATTGGACATTTTGCGCGATCGCATCCGGGAATACGTGCAGTCGATCCCGCTGAATGCCTTGAAGCGTCGCCGCCATCACCTTCACTGGATCAGTTGTCCAGGATTCAGGCACACCTTGATGTCCCTCAGCGAGTGTGCCATACCGTTTTGCTTGCAGAATGGGGGTACGGCTAAAAAATGGATAAACGGCTGTCACTTTGACATTGTAGTCCTTGACTTCATTGAATAGCCCTTCACTAAATCCCCGTAACCCATATTTACTGGTAGAATAATGGGTCAATCCTGCAGGTGCAAACCAACCCGCGACGGATGAAATATTCACAATATGCCCTTTTTGACGTGCAATCATATCCGCCACAAAAAAGTAACTTAAACGCATTGGTGTGATTAAGTTCACCTGCATCAACCGTTCCCATTCCGGTGCTGGAACTTCGTCCATGCGACCAAATACGGCAATTCCAGCATTATTAATCAAAATGTCAATCGGCATATCCAGGGCTTTGACCTGATGATACAGCGCTTCACAGCCCTCGCCAGATGACAAATCAGCCTCAAAGCAAGCCATTACCTCCCCCGTGGCGACTTGACGCTGAATATCCGCCACCCGTTGATGTAGCCCGGTTTTATCCAAATCCGTTAAGATTAAGCGGCTACCCGCCATCAATAACTGTCGGGTTAACTCTTGTCCAAAGCCACCGGCTGCACCGGTAATCAGGACAACGGCTGAGCTTAGCTGGGTCATCTGTTTATTTTAGTAGGTTTGTCATTAGTCATTAGTCATTAGTCATTAGTCATTTATCATTTGCTTCCCCAGCTCCCTCAGCTTCCCCAGCTTCCCCCACCACAACACTTATTCAGCAGCTCCTATTTTCGGTGAGCTGAGTGATTTTAGCAGTAGCAGTGACCAAGGTACATTAATATTAGGTACCAGCCAGGGGTATTTTCTCAGGGCGGGAAAGACAAGGGGAAGCACGAAGCGCAGAGATCGTAACGATACAGGACGTTCCCCGTTTTTGTCTACCAATCCATAGTGTTTAGCCAACTCCGCCACAATCTGCACCCGCCCGGTTCGTCGCATCACCGTGGAATCCGTAGCTAGCGCCGCAATCACCCGTCCGGTGAGTAAGGGGGTTTCCCAGTTGTACCTCTCTTTTATGGCTGAGTTTTTCGGGTCAAGCCCTGCACTTTCATCCATATTGGCAGCAAACTGAGTAAACTTTTCCGTCCCCACAATTCCGGGCCAAATTGACAGGGATACAATATTTTGAGGTTTGAGTTCAATCGCCATATCTGCCGCTAGGCGATCGCACGCTGATTTACCTGCACCGTAGGGAGGACTAAAAATATAGGATAAACTACCCCAAGACGAGATAGTACAGATAAGTCCTTGCTGATGCGGGGTCATCATCCGGGCGGCAAAAATACTGGCAACATAGTGGCTGCGCAGCCCGACATTATTGCAAGCATCCCACAAATTCGGTTCACTCTCCCAGAACGGCTTTCCTGAAGCATCTGTTAAGGCTTGTACCCCGGCGTAAGCATTATTAACCAGCAGATCAAGTTGTCCTTGTTCATCCTGGATACGCTCAAACAGCAAACGCACTTGTTCATCGTCACTGTGATCCACTTGGATGGGAATACAGACGCCACCAACTTCCTCAACGGCGGATTGGGTTTCCTGGAGACTCCCAGATACACCATCATCAGAGGTTGAACGCTCCAGGGTGCGCCCTGTAATATAGACTGTCGCCCCAGCTTCACCCAGCGCGATCGCAATTCCCTTACCTAGACCTCGCGTTGCGCCTGTGACTACTGTGATTTTACCCTCAAGGTGTTTCATAATTGTTTTTTTCAAGAAGACTTCAACGCCCAAGCCAGAAATCGCTCCGTGTAGTATAATGCCAACTGATTACTCACGCCATTAAAAACTGCATCAAAGGCATGTTCAGCCCAGGGAATTTCTAACCAAACAGCACAATTATCAGCCGCTTGTAATTGCTCGTAGAGTTGGCGTCCAAACTTTGCCTTAATGATATGATCTCGACCCGCGTAAACCAATAACGTAGGCGGCAGATTAGATTTAACATAACGAATCGGAGAAGCTTCCAGATAAAGTTCTGGTACTTCATCCGGTGTTCCGGCTAAAAAGGCGCGGAGAATCGCCCGAATGTTGAGCGGGTCAGGAAAAGGCAAGTCATGGTATCCTTCTTTTAAATCTACAGGTCCGTAGTAATTCACCACAGCCCGAATCGGAATTGTATTTAGATGATAAGCTGCAAGTGCTGCCAGTTGCGCCCCTGCCGATCGCCCCATGAGAGCAATTCGTTCCGTATCAATTTCTAACTCATGAGCATGGCTTTGAATATAGGATAAAGCTGCCTGTACATCCTCCAGTTGAGCCGGAAAGTGGTATTGGGGAGCATGACGGTAATCAATCGCGATCACAGAGTAGCCCTGATTTGCCATGTATCGGTTAAATGTCTCATTGTTATCGGGAGTTCCAACTTGCCACGCCCCCCCATAGATTGTAATAATCGCTGGATATTTACCAACAGTCAACGGTCGGTAAACATTAAGTTTAAGGTTGACCCCATCCGGCTGAGAAAATATAATCCCTCGGTCAATACGAACCTCCGCGATCTGCTGAAAGCAGCAGCGCTTCGCTATCGCAATCCCCCGAAACGCATCGGCTAAACTAAAAGGCTGGGGACGCATGGGTGTCGGTGCATCCGGAGTAATTGTTGCCCAATCCTCTAAACCCAGATCCCTCTGCATTTGAGCCGCGATTCGTGCATTCACTCCTGGAAACTGAATTAACGGCAAAAGGCTGAGGATTAAACCAATCAGACTACAGATTACGGCAAAATTGTCAAGCCCCCCTTCTTGTAAATTTAAGATAGCCAGTATTAGTGCGATCGCATTCACACCCAGCAGCCAAGGACTCGCTTCTGGTGCAGCCACGGCTAGCGGTAACATCCAAAACGTAGGCGCTGGGACAATCACCCAGAGACTCAGAAACAATCCGACTCCACTCAGGAACAAAGGAAAAAACAGCGAGAGTAGGACTATGCCTAACAAAACCAGTGCTGTTTTCCCTTGGATGCTTTGCTGTGTGCTTTTGTCCCAGTTAGCTTGAAGCATGGGATGAGAAATCGAGGATTACATTCTCATCCTATATCTACTATGTACAACG from Coleofasciculus chthonoplastes PCC 7420 includes:
- a CDS encoding serine/threonine-protein kinase, producing the protein MNSIIQNSNNNYPEFFQQGYHIQRELGHNRSSGRVTYLATHHSTEQSVVIKQFQFAKTGANWSDFDAHEREITLLQQLDCPSIPQYLDAFETPDGFCLIQEYKQAPSLAVPQSFTPEEVKQIAIALLEVLVYLQQQVPPIIHRDIKPENILVERSPQIKVYLVDFGLARAFGDDLAASSVVKGTLGFMPPEQMFNRQLTEASDLYGLGVTLICLLTQTKSADIGNLMDEDCRINYKSLVSGLNPQFITWLDKMVAPKLRDRFPNAATALAELLPIDGVGNSPTSDQFQLLQSGITPMLVLKLGVLAVMGTGFAIASRITNPVRLVETRHGASLPEIQQLQQTGECAGCNLSGADLREMDLRTVDLREANLSEANLQGANLQSANLENANLREANLIDADLKGAYLRNADLTAANLTDTQLESTDLRGAIMPGNFTP
- a CDS encoding SDR family NAD(P)-dependent oxidoreductase, which gives rise to MKHLEGKITVVTGATRGLGKGIAIALGEAGATVYITGRTLERSTSDDGVSGSLQETQSAVEEVGGVCIPIQVDHSDDEQVRLLFERIQDEQGQLDLLVNNAYAGVQALTDASGKPFWESEPNLWDACNNVGLRSHYVASIFAARMMTPHQQGLICTISSWGSLSYIFSPPYGAGKSACDRLAADMAIELKPQNIVSLSIWPGIVGTEKFTQFAANMDESAGLDPKNSAIKERYNWETPLLTGRVIAALATDSTVMRRTGRVQIVAELAKHYGLVDKNGERPVSLRSLRFVLPLVFPALRKYPWLVPNINVPWSLLLLKSLSSPKIGAAE
- a CDS encoding SDR family oxidoreductase, which translates into the protein MNTTTNGKTILSNDTHEMATQGAESLFSEQPRGDVFKKMAIIGCGYAGTAVACHWQKQGHFVKVTTTREERVAELEEVADQVVIMQGNDAKAVHSLVQNQDICLLSVAPISTRQVDAEVYRETYIPTAKNVVAALTETATVQQLIYLSSCSVYGNKNGDWVDETSGVDTDNEYNQVLYEAEQILLNSAPEDLSVCILRLGGIYGPGRELIKRLSRLAGKTLPGSGESFACWIHLDDIVTAVDFACQNRLNGIYNLVNNLRWTSRELCDYVCDNQGLERVIWDATKPSFRALNARINNQKIKAAGYPLIHPETIV
- a CDS encoding flavin-containing monooxygenase; the protein is MQVSHSRSTVQQVNTSHKQLILGAGFVGLGMAQALKAAGIAYDQVDGSDDIGGNWYHGVYETAHIISSRTITQFTHFPMPDDYPDFPSAEHIRDYLNRFADHFQLREPIELNRTVEYVRPIENNLWEVTFANGEQRIYKGVLLCNGHHWCKRFPKFEGQFHGEIIHSKDYKTPDQLRSKRVLVIGGGNSACDIAAEAARVSLKSVLSMRESVWFIPKTFAGVPTADLVRWWMPEWLQRLAMYGIIRLTFGNHQDYGLSKPNHRIFEKHPTLNNEVPYYIKHGRILAKPGVRRLQGKKVEFVDGSEQEFDLIVCATGYHVAYPFLPEELQRVEGSVVKCYGSSFIEDYKGLYYIGWGQARGGVGSLIAAYGPYFTRCLQLQDEINVPLGLVFKEMGQELPTTHLSDPQQIFRQLKQAHFFFNWIAKKADQVDAKYPNFENRPLPAKQ
- a CDS encoding alpha/beta hydrolase, yielding MLQANWDKSTQQSIQGKTALVLLGIVLLSLFFPLFLSGVGLFLSLWVIVPAPTFWMLPLAVAAPEASPWLLGVNAIALILAILNLQEGGLDNFAVICSLIGLILSLLPLIQFPGVNARIAAQMQRDLGLEDWATITPDAPTPMRPQPFSLADAFRGIAIAKRCCFQQIAEVRIDRGIIFSQPDGVNLKLNVYRPLTVGKYPAIITIYGGAWQVGTPDNNETFNRYMANQGYSVIAIDYRHAPQYHFPAQLEDVQAALSYIQSHAHELEIDTERIALMGRSAGAQLAALAAYHLNTIPIRAVVNYYGPVDLKEGYHDLPFPDPLNIRAILRAFLAGTPDEVPELYLEASPIRYVKSNLPPTLLVYAGRDHIIKAKFGRQLYEQLQAADNCAVWLEIPWAEHAFDAVFNGVSNQLALYYTERFLAWALKSS
- a CDS encoding vWA domain-containing protein, whose product is MKTRHRAIATLGLAAVLGALTVACEGGEGGNYTSEAPSEQAPMKVSPEAASLPETQSDAENAPATKFAPQAQPSPGSNSLNRQVPEESNRETYSTIPENPFLKTSSNPLSTFSIDVDAASYSNVRRFINENRLPPPNAVRVEELINYFTYDYPQPQADKPFSITTEVAEAPWNSKHKLVHIGLQGKSISTENLPPSNLVFLLDVSGSMSDANKLPLLKEAFRLLVDQLRDEDKVSIVVYAGAAGTVLPPTPGNQKDTILAAIDKLEAGGSTAGGQGIKLAYKLAQDNFIESGNNRVILATDGDFNVGISSDEQLVSLIEEKREQDIFLTVLGFGTGNLQDAKMEKIANKGNGNYAYIDNILEANKVLVNEIGGTLLTIAKDVKIQVGFNPEKVQGYRLIGYENRRLQNEAFQDDKKDAGELGAGHSVTALYEIIPVGVKSDVSLSDVDIVDSQQKTDESMTFSGNELMQVKLRYKQPDQDTSQLITAPVGDKGLTLAQASNNFKFSASVAEFGMVLRESQYKGNGNLDHVLQLASQSQGADLDGYRAEFIRLVKRAKSL
- a CDS encoding SDR family NAD(P)-dependent oxidoreductase, whose product is MTQLSSAVVLITGAAGGFGQELTRQLLMAGSRLILTDLDKTGLHQRVADIQRQVATGEVMACFEADLSSGEGCEALYHQVKALDMPIDILINNAGIAVFGRMDEVPAPEWERLMQVNLITPMRLSYFFVADMIARQKGHIVNISSVAGWFAPAGLTHYSTSKYGLRGFSEGLFNEVKDYNVKVTAVYPFFSRTPILQAKRYGTLAEGHQGVPESWTTDPVKVMAATLQGIQRDRLHVFPDAIAQNVQFFKRYSPGLLDWISNEFAKRLNRGAS